The Kocuria turfanensis genome contains the following window.
GCGCTCCCTGGACGCCGCCATGGCCGGGCGCGACGTGCGCTTCGAGTGGGTCAAGGGCCACGCCGGCCACGAGCTCAACGAGGCCGCCGACGCCCGCGCCCGGGCGGTCGCCACCGCGTTCCAGACCGGGCGGCCGGCGCCGGAGGGGCCCGGCTTCCCGGGCGCCGGGAGCGCCCCGGCCCGGGCCGCCGGGAGCGCGCGGGGCCGCGCCGGCTCCGCGGACCGCACAAGCCCTGCGGGGCGCGCCGCGTCCCCGGAGCGTGCGGCCGCGGCGGGCCGCACCCCGGCACCCGAAGCACCCGAGGCGCTCGAGGACCGCCACGACCCGGACCTGCTGAGCGAGCTGCTCGCCCACGAGGAGGAGCTGGCCCGCGGACGGTCGGCGGCGGAGACCGTCCAGGCCCTCGAGCGGGACCTGCTGCGCCCGGAGGTCCGCGCCGACGCCGGCCGGCTCGGCCAGCTGCTCCACGAGTCCTTCGCCGAGATCGGCGCCTCGGGGACCTGGTGCTCCCGGGCCGAGGTCCTCGACCGGCTCTCCCGCGACCCGGGGCTCGGCCCGGTGGACGTGCACGTCCTGTCCGCCACCGAGCTCGGCCCCGAGGCCGTGCACCTCGTCTACCGCCTGGTCGCGGGGGACCGCACGAGCCTGCGCAGCTCGCTGTGGGTGCGGGAGGACTCCCGCGCCGAGCTCGGGCCCTGGCAGCTGCGCTTCCACCAGGGCACCGAGGAGTCCTGAGCGGCCCGCTCAGACCTCCGGGGCGTCGTCGGCCCGCTCGATGCCCGG
Protein-coding sequences here:
- a CDS encoding RNase H family protein produces the protein MTITAAADGSALGNPGPAGWAWYIDDDTWRAGGWPHGTNNMGELKAVLDLLESTAHRPEEPLRVLCDSQYVINSITKWMPGWKKKGWKKKDGKPVLNVDLMRSLDAAMAGRDVRFEWVKGHAGHELNEAADARARAVATAFQTGRPAPEGPGFPGAGSAPARAAGSARGRAGSADRTSPAGRAASPERAAAAGRTPAPEAPEALEDRHDPDLLSELLAHEEELARGRSAAETVQALERDLLRPEVRADAGRLGQLLHESFAEIGASGTWCSRAEVLDRLSRDPGLGPVDVHVLSATELGPEAVHLVYRLVAGDRTSLRSSLWVREDSRAELGPWQLRFHQGTEES